GTGCTCTGCTGCCTGCAAAGGGCACTGCCTTCGCCCATATACAAAAAAGGGGGAGTCCCTGAACAAATAGTTGGTGCAAGAATGAAAGTGTGAAATGATTTTATGTTGAAACTAATGGCATGCCCCAAAACAAGGAAATATGTCAGGAAACAAGAGCAGTGGTTCTAAGTTGAAAGTCACTGACAAGAACAGGCAAAGGCTTAATGTGATATTGGTAAAAAGCACTAAACAACAGCCTTAACATCGACCACATGCTTGAATTTACACCTCTGTGACCCAGCCCCAAcaaaaactcttaaaaaaacCCTCTCGATTACCTTTATGGTAAGACTGCCATTTAGAGACTATTTATCACTAAGGCCAGTGTGTAAGATCATATAAAATTGGTTTAATGAATATAAAACCCAGACCTCTGGGCAGTGGGTGACAGTAATATGCACCGATCATTAGTATTTTACTCACTTTCTTCTATTTGGACAGGTTTTTGCTTTAGAGAAAGCCAAAGGTAGTTTACACTGAGGGACTTATTATGGTATTGGCAGCTGTCTAATAACATTGTTAATAACTGCAGAATCAAGTCACTTGGCTCTAGCTATCATTCTGCATGGCAGAAGTACAGCCAAGATACACAGTTATTTTAGATGACTATGTACACCCTGTGGTGCAAAAACTGTTTCTTGAAATATTGTACCCTGAACAGATTTACAAGTGGTTTCATGAATAGCAGCATGAACTCAGACATCTTCCATGAATTTCTATCACCAGATCTAAACATGACTCAACCTTTATGAGAAGGTCTGGAACACACAGTATGGGGTAGACTTCCACCTACTTAATCCCTCAAAGAACTGGTGTATAACTGGTATAATAGTACTCTGAAAGGCAAAGCTCAGCCTAGCTCCTGATTATTTGATAGTCATACATTATTTGGTGTTTCCATCATTTTGTCCAGACTCTTATATGCTCTCATATATTACGTCACAGAAACCGAGAAATGGGATTAAAATTTGACCAGCATGTCATGTGATCAGTTTTTCCCTTAatgtatttcaaataaaatttattgTATTGCCACATGACTCTGAAATGGCATACAAGTGGCCTGACGTTTAACAACCTGCCCTGAAATCACCCATCTCCACTGCCTTGTTTTGACTGGTATCCTCTGATGGGCCAAATTTTCCAGATTTTATCAAAGTAAGATTAGCAATATGCAATTTGTGCcacatattgtttttttgattAGCACCACTGGACTGTATTACAATCAGATATTCTCTAGTCTCATAATAGTTTAATCCCATATACAACAACCTCAAGGGAAATTCAGTGTGTCATGTTCTCAGTACACATGCTTCACACTCCCTCTACAGTCACAACCAATCAcgtgacaaaaacagagaaaattgcTCTCTTCACCATGACAACATTGTGGCTGACTAACACAATCACCACAACAACTCTGCGGCTGACAAAATCAGGCTGCATGACAAAATAGTCTTGCTCTGTTTCCAAAAACCCTGCCCAATGAGTCATCCTCACCATACCAAAGTTAGCTGTGGCCTTAGACTGGGCCTTTCCAACACATTTTATATGCAGTGAACAGCAAGATGGTGTAATCAGCAAAAACTATATTTATTTTCAGGTGTATACAATGCATTCATTATTGATGAAGTTGTGATGCTAACTTTGTTTAAAGCTAGATTAGCTGATATATGTTACTAATTGAATTGTTCAAATTTGTCTTTAATTAACTGTATAATGATACTCCTAATTCACTGTAGGTCCTATGCTGTCTATCCACAATTACCAACCCATTCATGTTCTCAGGAAGAATTTTAAACGAACTCAGCCAGTGCATTTCTGGATTTCTCACGTTATTTTTACATCAGGCAAACTGCAGTTGCATTTAAAACTTCCACAAGGCAATTCTACAATTATAAATATTCAGCTTTGATGAAGTGATAGCAAAAGTTATAGAAAAGCAACAGTTtatcaaaacagttttaaaaaatctctTCACAAGCTATGGCACTCCATCAACATCAAATCTTTCCGCTGTGTTTCAGAAATGATTTGATGTATTTAAATACAGCAATAATAGTGAAAAAATAACGTTACAATTCATCTTTACACATAGCAAGTCATTTACGTCCACTAACTGTCTGTCTTAATGGGAAGAAACAGAACTGTCATAACAGACAGCTTTCCCACGATTTTCAAAGAGTTGTCATATAAACTGTGGAGTCACTGAATGCTCTCTGAACAAAGTATACAAATTCccatcacacattttttttttctttttctttctgtaatcAGCCAAAGCTGGGTGGAAACACCAATAGAGCCATAATTTGGCTTCATAAAGGAAACAAAATACACTTTTTATTCaacagtaaaattaaaatactAAAGTGCCTtgtttggtaaaaaaaaaattacatataaTTATAACAAAGCCCCAAGTGATTCAATGCATTTAGTGCTGGTAAACTCTACTTGATGTTGGTGAAATCTAAAGCACCATAATTATTATATGGCGTAGCCCTCAGTgtgtgcataaaaaaaaaccccaatgatGATAGTCGATGTGAAGTCAAAATATGCTGTCTTCCTCCACGTGAAATGCTGTAGGGGCTCACTGTATTCAAAAATATGGCGGGTTACGTGGTggctgaaagacaaaaacaagtgtttttGAGATCTGCACACATCTCATAAGTTACAGCCTTCAGCATAAAACTGCCTTTGAGCACCACCAGAAGACACCTGCTCCTCCAGTGACATAGTACAACTGAGCCAGCCCCAGCATCACCAAAGTACCCTATATCCCCAACTAGAACCACTGAGTTAGAGTACAGCACCGGACACCAAGCAAGCAGCAGCTGTATTTAGAGACTCACAGGTATCAGTACTTACCAACATGCCTCCAGGAGCACCGGGCCCTCCGAACGGCCCCATTGGACCCGGACCGTATCCACCAGGAGGACCTGGTTGTGGAGGGAAGCCTCCACTAGGCGCACCCCATGAACCTGGAGGGACAGGGGGGAAGGCTGCACCTGCAAACCCAGGACCATGACCTGGCGCAGGAGGAAAGGCACCAATGCCTCCTGGTCCAAACATCCCAGGTCCAGGAGGTCCTCCCGGGTAAGGCACATTAGGGCAGGAGCCTGGCGGTCCTCCCGGAGTCGGGGGAAACTGTCCCGATGGATATGGCATGGGCGCCCCACCTGGGAACTGTTCAGGGCCACCTACTCCTGGTGGGTACTGACCAGGCATTGGCGGGAACTGTCCAGGGGCACCAGGGCTGGAGGGGAACTGTGCTGGCACCCCAGGTCCAGGCGGATACCCACCTGGGGCACTTGGAGCTCCAGGATACGGTGCTCCAGGGCCAGAAGGGAAATGTCCTGCATTGGGTGGACCGCCGGGGAATGGGCTAGGAGCCCCTGGACCTGACTGGGGGCCACCAGGGAAGCCTCCAGGAGCTGAGGGCTGCACTGGGCCTCCAGGGGCAGCCCCAGGCCATCCTGGGTTAGTTGCTGGTGGAGCACTTCCACCAGGCGCAGAGGGTCTGGTGTTCCCTGTTTTAGATACCTCACCAGTAACATCATCTGGGATGGCATCAGCAAGCTGTATGGTGAACATATATGAGGAACATGCTGAGTCATTGTGTGAAAATTTCGGTCTGCACTGTCTGAACAAAATACCCTTCCTGTGCCAAACATAGTGTAGGTGACGCATTCTGGTCAGGTGAGCACTGTAAACGCTTTTAAATATGAAACCATTGTGTAACCAAAATATTAAATGCATTCATACTCATGACAGTACATTAGTATTGATAATCATTTAAAAGTTACTTTTATAAAAGCCTGCTGTTAAAATTGGTAGATCATCATTCTGCTGCAGTATGAGACATTTGTAAAGTCAGTGAGAACCCTGGTTCGAATAAGCTCATAAATACTATGaccacccacaaacactgcattaAGTTACAGTTCAGTCTCAAAGACGTCCATTTTTGCCAAACTTATAGAACAGCATGAGTTTGCATTAATGTCAACATATAAAGGGACAGGATGAGAAATATCAACGTTACATTTTGCTGTAACTCACCGAAAAATCTGCCATGGCctgaaagggaaaagagaaataaaacgGTTAGGCAAAGAGATCGAGAGAAGATGCAGATGAATATAGTTGATTATAAACcgatttcacttttaaaaacatcttcGCCTGACGAAACACTTTCGACATTCCGTTTAGCTAAAGGAGGGACTCTGGACGCAAGGTATATGTGACATTTAGCCTGCCAATGTTTACCATCGTTGTAATGAAACTAATTGGTAAAAGGGTATACTTTCGCGATGTAGCAAGTTAAACATAACCAGTTTTGTGTAACGGAACAGTACCTCGCTGGAAAGACGGCCTCCGAACAGGGTCTGCTAGTTAGCCTGTTTCAGGAACACTCATTCACCACGCCAGTTCACAGAAAGTAAATTATAGAACTCTACAAAGGAAGTGGGGTTGCGACTTGAACATGGAGTATTTTCTGcttaaagattaaaaacaatCTGATTTACATATCAACATCGAGTAAGGAACAACTATGCAGAACATGAACAGACATCATCCATCTTGTTTACAAATCAGCTGTGTTTAGAGCAGCGCGCATAGAGTTCACAGGGCAGGTGTGTCGTCAGTGGGATAGGCTAGACAATTGTGCGCATGTCTGAATTCCATCTCTTCAACGTCAGTTAAAGCTGTCAATGAATGAGATTTcatgaaaatgcattaaacCATTTATTAGCTATGACGGATCGAAAACTTCTTCCTTGGTGCTTCTTCCTTTAGTAAAACAAAACCTTTGTATTAAGTTGGAAATTCAAGTTAACAAGTACTTAACTATCAAGGCGATGATATtagcaagaaagaaaacaagctaTGTTAGAATgttactgtgaaaatgaaattatggaaaacacaaaatgacagttACAGAACTAAGAATTCTAGGAACCTTCGACCAGTGAACACAGGATGAAATGCTCAGTTCTGTGAAATCTGTGACTTAGATAATCATTTACCTCCACTGTGGGGGTgatgtgtttgtaatgttttagaGTTCTacagaatgttttatttaacacgtgcacacgcatgcaaacaaGGCTGGTTTGTGCCACGGTGGTTTCTCTTGTTTAGCATCCTTGTGGTCTGTCTCCACAAGTAACACACTCCTGTTTGGTTTGATCCAAACTTGATCCTATCCAGCCAAATCTAGTCAGTAGCCTCTTGGTATTTTGACTGAAACAAGTGTATTTTATGGGACTGGAGGAAAGGTATGCCGTGGAGTCTCTCAGGAGCGGGACTACCAATCCCTGCTGTAGAACCAAGGTATGCATTGCTCCCGCTCTTACGAAATTGTATTTTCCTTCTGATCTCATACACCCTCTTGCCAGTGGTTCCTCAGGACTGCGACTAGCTGATCTGTAGATAGCATATTCTTGTTCTATTTCAGGTTCTACTGCCGAGGTGGATCAACCAACAACCAGATAGGCATtactgattttttgtttttaatttttaattgaGGCAGGTATTGTTCAGTATGTTAGAAGTTCATAAGATATACGACtttaaaaatcatttccatACGTAACCCACTCATAAGAATTAGTAGAAAATGAAAATTCGTGCAAGTAAATCTAACATTTTCTTGTGGTCATAAACTTATACGTGACCACAACACCAGAACACAAAGAGTCAGCACCGTCTAAAATCCtctaaatggaaaaacaaaattgtaTGACATATACATCATGGAACAGTCAGATAGCCCCTTCCTGTGTTGAGACAACGCACCAAATTGTAGTTTCCATCTACAGTGGCCTACTTACAGCCAAAATTCTTCTTCCACGCGCATACCTTTAAATCATGGTCTCAGGTCAGTTGGGCGTTTTGATTACATTGATTACAGCGGCAGGTGTAGTTATGTAGGCAGATCCTGGATCAGATAGTATGGTACTATATCGTTGCTCCAATGAGAGAAGGAGTTAAGGGATTGGGAAGAGAGGTGGGATTGGTCGGAATCAAGTCACAAGACTTGAAGTAGAAAAAAACTCCACCGCTCAGTTCATGCATTCTGAGTCTGCGCTCCGGGGAAAATGGTAAGTGAAAACTGGCGAGATGATAAAAAACGAGTTCAAAGTGTTATTTCTTTGATATTATTTTGTTCCTCAGATATTCGTGTCTTACACTTAGAGTTGTTGATCGTTCAGTTTGTTAGAGGGACTGTCGTCGTTCTCTTCCCTGTCCGTCATGGTACAGACAAATATGCAGTTCCACCCAGTTCATTGTGATGTGCTGCAACATGTCATTGCATGAAGTCTAGCTAGCTATCTCTTTTAATCGAGTTTTCTGACTCCTCTTAATTATAGGTATCTGTTTTTAGAGACATGGGTTAACTCGAATAAGAAACGCTAACAGTTTCATCCTGTACAAAAGGTTACATAGCCAAATGTGACACGCAGGCATTTTTTGCACGCTTTAGGCTAAAGAAAAATTCCCATTTCCTGTAGTTTATCTGCTAGTCCAAGTTAAACATCTGGGCCATGCCTGTCTGTGATCACCAGTGTTGGATGGTTCTTGTTAGTGAATTACTGGGATATGCGGAGCGAAGGAACGTATGATGATGATTGGTTCTATGTTTTGTCCTCCCAGTCTCATAAGGCCCATTGGCCTATGATCAAACAAAGGAATTAAATCAAGGGAGAAATCTGCATCGCAGCGCTAACATTATTGGATGTGCTAACAAATGTTAGCTCATAACATCTGAAAGCCCACTGTACCTGCAAGCGGTTTTTAATagacatttgtttattttgtcatttttaatatctATGTTGTGTTCTGGTTAATTTCATGCTGTGAACTGACTTAGTGTTCATATTTATCTGAGGTTATTTGCTTTTCGATATGCAGAATCTTACTGGTTATTTGCTAACTGTTTGACAAATCTACATCTCTcttgtgttaatttttttttgctgtggtgaAATTAATCTGTATTGTGACGTCTCTCTCTAAgaaagtaaacaacaacaacaataacaacaaacaaacaaacaaacaaaacagatggaCTGTCTTCTTGACCTCAGTCAGTGGAAAGTTCAAGTTCTTCAATAGGGATTTGTATAGTCCACTGAGTCCCCCAGTTTATGGTGATCCACTGTCAGATTAGTAAGACTTCATTGACCAAAGACATGTCTTGAGAACTGGCCTCAGTGTGCCAAGGAGTTGGTAGCTCCCTTTGTGGTGATCAAcacagagatttttttccctcaatctTAATCCAGTGAAGTTACCATTGCTCGTTGGAGTCCCTTTATGCATTAATTAGCTTGA
This sequence is a window from Chanos chanos chromosome 4, fChaCha1.1, whole genome shotgun sequence. Protein-coding genes within it:
- the lgals3a gene encoding galectin-3, which gives rise to MADFSLADAIPDDVTGEVSKTGNTRPSAPGGSAPPATNPGWPGAAPGGPVQPSAPGGFPGGPQSGPGAPSPFPGGPPNAGHFPSGPGAPYPGAPSAPGGYPPGPGVPAQFPSSPGAPGQFPPMPGQYPPGVGGPEQFPGGAPMPYPSGQFPPTPGGPPGSCPNVPYPGGPPGPGMFGPGGIGAFPPAPGHGPGFAGAAFPPVPPGSWGAPSGGFPPQPGPPGGYGPGPMGPFGGPGAPGGMLTVPYELPLHAGIMPRLLITIVGEPVPGGERFNVDFVKGPDVVFHFNPRFHEQTVVRNSNLGGYWGPEEREGGFPFVQGRQFELKILVEQDMFKVAVDGVHLLEYEHRVGGLEEVTLLRVAGDVNLYSVAPSMI